The Flavobacterium johnsoniae UW101 genomic interval GTTATTTTTTTGAGAGTAAGCATCTCCAATAGCTCCTTTTGCTAGAGCGCCTAAAATCATATCTTCAGATTTAAATTCGCCTAAATACTTAATAGCATCGTCAAATTTACCTGTATTTAAATATGCCATACCAGCATAGTAGTTTGCTAAATTTCCTGCATCAGTTCCAGAATATTCGTCAGCAATTTTCACAAATCCAAATTTACCTTCAGATCCGTTTAATGCTAATTTGTATAATGAATCACTTGCTACACCATCAACAGCTTTTTGAAAATTTTGCTGTGCAACAAACATTTCGTTTGCAGCTTCGTCTTGTTTAGGAGTTTCAATAAATTTTTGGTAAGCCAAATAACCAATAGTAGCAACTGCAATACCAGCAACTAAACCAATAATGATTTTTTGATTTTTAGCAACCCAATCCTCAGTTCTTGAAGCAGTTTCGTCTAATTTAGAAAAAACACCAG includes:
- a CDS encoding tetratricopeptide repeat protein, whose translation is MATYNKRGYKAPKEKEVKEVTEEQQVVIDEKDSTTAGVFSKLDETASRTEDWVAKNQKIIIGLVAGIAVATIGYLAYQKFIETPKQDEAANEMFVAQQNFQKAVDGVASDSLYKLALNGSEGKFGFVKIADEYSGTDAGNLANYYAGMAYLNTGKFDDAIKYLGEFKSEDMILGALAKGAIGDAYSQKNNQKEALDYYVKAAESNKNDFTTPRFLLKAAKTALALGQKEDALKYLNNIKDNFDAAPEAASVEALIGLAQ